A stretch of the Prochlorococcus marinus str. MIT 0918 genome encodes the following:
- the hisD gene encoding histidinol dehydrogenase, which yields MAESGKIIDCIKDSEEVLKRLDLISARTSLDSQEKAFSIVKEIIKEVQASGDNALFKYTKQFDGFIPEPLEVLPNQLIEAWEKTPKELQEALKLAKQRIEQFHKLQIPKDFLIEGTYGEKLGRRWGAVQKAGIYVPGGRAAYPSTVLMNAIPAAVAGVEEIIMTTPAGTHGKINSTVLAAAYIAGITKIFRIGGAQAIAALAYGTESVPKVDVISGPGNLYVTLAKKSVYGQVGIDSLAGPSEVLIIADHTANLKQVAADLLAQAEHDPLASAILLTTEIQLAKNITKEINNQLKNHPREEICRESLNKWGLIVLCKDIRTCAELSNYFAPEHLELLIENPFKFTSKIKNAGAIFIGKWSPEAAGDYLAGPNHTLPTSGTARFSSALSVETFMKCSSIIDFSEEALKETGKAIIELANSEGLHSHSESIKIRNSNSSLND from the coding sequence TTGGCAGAAAGTGGGAAAATAATTGATTGCATAAAGGATTCAGAGGAAGTTCTTAAAAGGCTCGATCTGATTTCTGCTAGGACTTCATTAGATAGTCAAGAGAAGGCTTTTTCTATTGTCAAAGAGATTATCAAGGAAGTTCAAGCATCTGGAGACAATGCATTATTTAAATACACCAAACAATTTGATGGTTTTATCCCGGAACCATTAGAAGTATTACCAAATCAACTCATTGAAGCTTGGGAAAAAACTCCAAAAGAACTACAAGAGGCATTAAAACTAGCTAAGCAAAGAATCGAACAATTTCATAAGCTTCAAATCCCAAAGGATTTTCTAATAGAAGGTACATATGGAGAAAAACTTGGAAGACGCTGGGGGGCTGTTCAAAAAGCAGGGATTTATGTCCCGGGAGGAAGAGCTGCTTACCCAAGCACCGTACTAATGAATGCAATTCCTGCAGCTGTAGCAGGAGTAGAAGAAATAATAATGACCACTCCAGCCGGTACTCATGGGAAAATCAATTCAACAGTTCTAGCTGCAGCATATATTGCTGGCATTACAAAAATTTTCCGTATAGGAGGAGCACAAGCAATCGCTGCACTTGCATATGGAACTGAATCCGTCCCAAAAGTGGATGTCATTAGTGGTCCTGGAAATCTATATGTAACGTTGGCAAAAAAATCTGTATATGGTCAAGTGGGCATTGACTCTCTTGCAGGACCAAGTGAAGTATTAATTATTGCCGACCATACTGCAAACCTAAAGCAGGTTGCTGCTGATTTACTTGCGCAGGCTGAGCATGATCCTTTAGCCTCAGCAATTTTATTAACTACCGAAATACAACTCGCAAAAAACATCACTAAAGAAATAAATAATCAACTAAAGAATCATCCGCGTGAAGAGATTTGTCGTGAATCTCTTAATAAATGGGGTTTAATTGTTCTATGCAAAGACATAAGAACTTGTGCAGAGTTAAGTAATTATTTTGCACCAGAGCATCTAGAATTATTAATAGAAAATCCTTTTAAATTTACCTCAAAAATTAAAAATGCTGGGGCAATTTTTATAGGCAAATGGAGTCCTGAAGCTGCTGGTGATTATCTAGCAGGACCTAACCACACTTTGCCGACTTCAGGAACAGCAAGATTTAGCAGTGCGTTAAGCGTTGAAACTTTTATGAAATGCTCATCTATTATAGATTTCTCTGAGGAAGCCTTAAAAGAAACTGGCAAGGCAATTATTGAACTAGCTAATAGCGAAGGTCTACATAGTCATTCAGAGTCTATAAAAATTAGGAACTCTAATTCTTCTTTAAATGATTAA
- the rpiA gene encoding ribose-5-phosphate isomerase RpiA: MTDLQTQMKKAVAEAAVTQIKDGMVLGLGSGSTAALMIEALGLKLKEGVLKDIVGVTTSFQGEVLASQLGIPLVAFSAVSKIDLAIDGADEVDPSFQLIKGGGACHVQEKLVASIAEEFVVVVDSTKLVKKLNLDFKLPVEVLPSTWQLVQNRLKELDGIAALRMAEKKAGPIVTDQGNLVLDVRFQDGINNPELIEKEINNIPGVLENGLFINLADQVLVGEIIEGSTSVNHLKKN; the protein is encoded by the coding sequence ATGACAGATTTACAAACACAAATGAAAAAGGCTGTTGCAGAAGCAGCTGTGACACAAATTAAAGATGGAATGGTGCTTGGACTTGGTTCAGGATCTACTGCGGCGCTAATGATTGAGGCTTTGGGTTTAAAGCTTAAAGAGGGGGTGTTAAAAGATATTGTTGGAGTAACGACTTCTTTTCAAGGTGAGGTTCTTGCTTCACAGTTGGGCATCCCTTTAGTTGCATTTTCGGCGGTTTCAAAAATTGATTTAGCTATTGATGGTGCTGATGAAGTTGATCCATCTTTTCAGCTAATTAAAGGGGGTGGAGCTTGTCATGTTCAAGAAAAGCTTGTTGCATCAATTGCTGAGGAGTTTGTTGTTGTTGTGGATTCAACTAAACTTGTTAAGAAATTGAATTTAGATTTCAAGCTCCCTGTTGAAGTTTTACCATCTACTTGGCAATTAGTTCAAAATAGACTTAAAGAATTAGATGGAATAGCGGCTCTTCGAATGGCTGAAAAAAAAGCTGGTCCTATTGTTACTGATCAAGGTAATTTAGTTCTTGATGTTAGGTTTCAAGATGGAATTAATAATCCTGAGTTAATAGAAAAAGAAATTAATAATATTCCTGGAGTGTTAGAAAATGGTTTGTTTATAAATCTTGCAGATCAAGTTTTAGTTGGTGAAATTATTGAAGGATCTACCTCGGTTAATCATTTAAAGAAGAATTAG
- a CDS encoding trypsin-like peptidase domain-containing protein — MRLSGYFAFFTAFIFFIAWVNPSYGELTGDKEYSHSFVADAVQHVAPSVVRIDTERTIEHEAYDPTLIDPLLRDLLGEPSLGPERERGQGSGILIDKNGLILTNAHVVERVDDVSVTLANGDKTNGSVIGKDLVTDLALVRVEDSQALEAAPLGDSEKLKVGDWAIALGTPYGLERTVTLGIVSSLHRNINSLGFSDKRLDLIQTDAAINPGNSGGPLVNYLGEVIGINTLVRSGPGAGLGFAIPINLAKRVSNQLLETGVVIHPYLGVQLVPLNAQIAKEHNLDPNSLVQLPERSGALVQSILIDSPAEKAGLRRGDLIIGVDDKDVADPQALLEKVEDSQIDIPLHLKLLRNDREIKLSIKPEALPGIN; from the coding sequence ATGAGACTTTCAGGATATTTTGCTTTTTTTACTGCATTCATTTTTTTCATTGCCTGGGTTAACCCTAGCTATGGTGAATTAACAGGTGATAAAGAATACTCTCATAGTTTTGTAGCTGACGCTGTTCAGCATGTAGCACCTTCTGTTGTTCGTATAGATACCGAAAGAACTATTGAACATGAAGCTTATGACCCGACTCTGATAGATCCTCTTTTAAGAGATTTACTAGGGGAGCCATCTCTTGGTCCTGAGAGAGAAAGGGGACAGGGATCAGGGATTCTTATTGATAAAAATGGTCTTATTTTGACTAATGCTCATGTTGTGGAGAGAGTTGATGATGTAAGTGTCACTCTTGCAAATGGCGATAAGACTAATGGATCAGTAATTGGAAAGGATTTAGTAACAGATTTAGCACTTGTTCGCGTAGAAGATTCACAAGCCTTAGAGGCGGCTCCTCTTGGCGATTCTGAAAAATTGAAAGTAGGAGATTGGGCAATAGCTTTAGGTACTCCTTATGGCTTAGAACGTACGGTTACACTTGGCATTGTTAGTAGTCTGCATAGAAATATCAACAGCCTTGGCTTTTCTGATAAAAGATTGGATTTGATTCAAACTGATGCTGCTATCAACCCTGGTAATTCAGGAGGACCTTTAGTTAATTATCTTGGTGAAGTAATTGGTATTAATACTTTAGTTAGATCAGGACCGGGAGCAGGCTTGGGTTTTGCAATTCCAATTAACCTTGCTAAAAGGGTTTCCAATCAACTATTAGAAACTGGTGTAGTTATCCATCCTTACTTAGGAGTTCAACTTGTCCCATTAAATGCACAAATTGCAAAAGAACATAATCTTGATCCAAATTCTTTAGTTCAATTGCCTGAAAGATCTGGGGCTTTAGTCCAGTCAATTCTTATAGATAGTCCTGCAGAAAAAGCAGGTTTAAGAAGAGGCGATTTAATTATTGGAGTTGATGATAAAGATGTTGCTGATCCTCAAGCTTTATTAGAGAAAGTTGAAGATTCTCAAATTGATATTCCTTTGCATTTAAAGCTTTTGAGAAATGATCGCGAGATAAAACTTTCTATAAAGCCTGAAGCATTACCAGGAATAAACTAG
- a CDS encoding ribosome assembly cofactor RimP, producing MSNQLVRDLEHLAGQTASKEGYQIVGLHVLANTNPMTIQVQIRQKDGTDVSLDDCSGFSFPMETAIENSNLFKASYILEISSPGLSDILKTDKEFETFKGFPIEVSTKNKENIEVIQSGLLHTRSKDHLLINNKGKVSKIPRENVIQVRLASPTG from the coding sequence TTGTCTAACCAACTCGTCAGAGATTTAGAGCATTTAGCTGGTCAAACAGCTTCTAAAGAGGGTTATCAGATAGTTGGGTTACATGTACTTGCTAATACCAATCCTATGACAATTCAAGTGCAAATTCGTCAAAAAGATGGCACAGATGTTTCTTTAGATGATTGTTCAGGATTTAGTTTTCCAATGGAAACCGCCATTGAAAACTCCAATCTTTTTAAAGCATCTTATATTTTGGAAATTAGCAGTCCTGGTCTTAGTGACATTTTGAAGACTGACAAAGAATTCGAAACATTCAAAGGTTTTCCTATTGAAGTTTCTACAAAGAACAAAGAAAATATTGAAGTCATTCAAAGTGGATTGCTCCACACAAGGTCAAAAGATCACCTACTTATCAATAACAAAGGTAAGGTGAGTAAGATACCTAGAGAGAATGTTATCCAAGTACGTCTAGCTAGTCCTACAGGATAG
- the nusA gene encoding transcription termination factor NusA, translating into MALVLLPGLNNLIEDISEEKKLPPQVIETALREALLKGYERYRRTLYLGINENPFEEEYFSNFDIGLDLDEEGYRVLASKIIVEEVESEDHQIALSEVMQVAEDAQIGDTVVLDVTPEKEEFGRMAASTTKQVLAQKLRDQQRRMIQEEFADLEDPVLTARVIRFERQSVIMAVSSGLGRPEVEAELPRRDQLPNDNYRANATFKVFLKEVSEVPRRGPQLFVSRANAGLVVYLFENEVPEIQEGSVRIVAVAREANPPTRSVGPRTKVAVDSIEREVDPVGACIGARGSRIQQVVNELRGEKIDVIRWSADPIQYICNSLSPARVELVRLVDPEGQHAHVLVPPDQLSLAIGREGQNVRLAARLTGWKIDIKNSQEYDQAAEDAVVAELIAQREEEESLQKEAEDRLAAEQAARAEEDARLRELYPLPEDEYEDEVSESENNDLTDSNQNDIEDQKKETISDADESKIETHEDRTR; encoded by the coding sequence ATGGCATTAGTTCTCCTCCCTGGACTCAATAATCTAATCGAAGACATAAGTGAGGAGAAAAAGCTCCCTCCCCAAGTCATCGAAACTGCTCTTAGAGAAGCTTTGCTTAAAGGGTATGAGAGATATCGGAGGACACTATATTTAGGTATTAATGAAAATCCTTTTGAAGAAGAGTATTTCAGCAATTTTGATATTGGATTAGATCTTGATGAAGAAGGTTACAGAGTCCTAGCAAGTAAAATCATTGTTGAAGAAGTTGAGAGTGAAGACCATCAAATAGCTCTTTCCGAAGTCATGCAAGTAGCCGAAGATGCACAGATCGGAGACACAGTAGTTCTTGATGTAACCCCAGAGAAAGAAGAGTTTGGAAGAATGGCTGCATCTACAACTAAGCAGGTGCTTGCTCAAAAATTACGTGATCAGCAAAGAAGAATGATTCAAGAAGAATTTGCTGATCTCGAAGACCCTGTTTTAACTGCTCGAGTCATACGTTTTGAACGTCAATCAGTCATTATGGCTGTAAGTTCTGGTCTAGGTAGACCAGAAGTAGAAGCAGAGCTACCAAGAAGAGACCAACTTCCAAATGATAATTATCGAGCTAATGCAACTTTTAAAGTATTTCTGAAGGAAGTTAGTGAAGTTCCAAGACGAGGCCCTCAATTATTTGTAAGCAGAGCAAATGCAGGTTTAGTAGTATATTTATTTGAAAATGAGGTTCCTGAGATTCAAGAAGGTTCTGTCAGAATTGTTGCAGTTGCAAGAGAAGCTAACCCTCCTACTAGGTCTGTAGGACCACGAACAAAAGTTGCCGTAGATAGTATTGAGAGAGAAGTGGACCCTGTAGGAGCATGTATAGGAGCAAGAGGCTCAAGGATCCAGCAAGTAGTTAATGAGCTTAGAGGTGAAAAAATAGATGTCATTCGTTGGTCTGCTGACCCAATTCAATACATATGCAATTCTCTTAGCCCTGCAAGAGTTGAACTAGTCAGGCTTGTAGACCCTGAAGGGCAACATGCTCATGTTCTTGTACCACCAGATCAATTAAGCCTTGCAATTGGTAGAGAAGGGCAAAATGTAAGATTAGCTGCACGGTTAACAGGTTGGAAAATTGACATCAAAAACTCTCAAGAATACGACCAAGCTGCTGAAGACGCTGTGGTTGCAGAATTAATAGCACAAAGAGAAGAGGAAGAATCTCTACAAAAAGAAGCAGAAGATCGGTTGGCAGCTGAACAAGCTGCAAGAGCTGAGGAGGATGCTCGTTTAAGAGAACTATACCCTCTTCCTGAAGACGAATACGAAGACGAAGTTTCTGAATCTGAAAATAATGATTTAACAGACTCAAATCAAAATGACATTGAAGATCAAAAGAAAGAAACCATTTCAGATGCAGATGAGTCTAAGATTGAAACTCACGAGGATAGAACACGGTGA
- a CDS encoding YlxR family protein — protein sequence MKHKQILRRCVTCRKLIDRKELWRVVRDYQDGVVLDKGMGRSAYLCPQENCLKEAWHRKRLQKALRCQVDVSVIEVLQDRLNHCNDSITKAR from the coding sequence GTGAAACATAAACAGATCCTGCGTCGCTGTGTTACTTGCCGGAAGCTTATAGACCGAAAAGAGCTTTGGAGAGTAGTCAGAGACTATCAGGATGGTGTTGTTCTAGATAAAGGGATGGGTAGATCTGCCTACCTATGCCCTCAAGAGAACTGCCTAAAAGAAGCATGGCATCGAAAACGTTTACAAAAAGCCCTGAGATGTCAGGTAGACGTTAGCGTTATAGAAGTCCTTCAAGATAGATTGAATCACTGCAATGATTCAATTACTAAGGCAAGATAA
- the infB gene encoding translation initiation factor IF-2 encodes MTSSGKIRIYELSKDLNLENKDVLDAAKKLSISAKSHSSSISDIDAQKIKNLLKNKKGSPSSLAPSKQTSNKEILSVKKGITSSTQKRESPQEAKPKDKSNASQSQKSIAKSPTRPSSLGNSSTNKETASHLKPASNTAPKSSFEDSRSNKPSIKAPKQPQNPSPPRKAPVATTRQPLSNTNLQNKPTKNKPNIIGKPQPQPIDKKPELINKPPKPSPNISEKKLSPPKPTAQRPLASPPRPNLQSQNQQKSISPKPKSNYGQHKNPSQRQRPDTQYANNNNQNKDSNRPSNRKNNAQGPTRPNRVELVGAPIRRTNKPSNNKNQRDGNFRPGQSNRNNYMSRPGGGRRSDAAGRPPMRTGPGMPPGMRKPVAPGELMQLQKPTGGRNAPPTKQPVGPKGPKRDDSTPTAKPPSNRPTPSASPKRPPARAGVPGSSRRRKSDWDDAAKLEALRNKSPQKQRQKVHIIGENDDALTAETSGFAGEQQAVLLSASLARPAKPKANKKTTTKPSAALRKRKKESTRQRQRRRAMELRAAREAKQIRPEMIVVPEDNITVQELADKLSVESSEIIKSLFFKGITATVTQSLDLQTIETVAEEFGVPVLQDDIEEAAKKTVEMIEDTDIKHLIKRPPVVTVMGHVDHGKTSLLDAIRKARVAAGEAGGITQHIGAYQVDVEHDKRLRTLTFLDTPGHEAFTAMRARGTKVTDVAVLVVAADDGVRPQTLEAISHARAAKVPIVVAINKTDKEGASPDRVKQELSEQELVAEEWGGDVVMVPVSAIKGENIDKLLEMILLVTEVEDLQANPDRLAKGTVIEAHLDKAKGPVATLLVQNGTLQSGDVVAAGPVLGKVRAMVDENGKRLKSAGPSCPVEALGFNEVPTAGDEFEVYPDEKSARAVVGDRASSARATRLAQQMASRRVSLSSISGQANEGDLKELNLILKADVQGSVEAILGTLEQLPKDEVLVRVLLSAPGEITETDVDLAAASGAVIVGFNTSMASGAKRAADANSVDVREYEVIYKLLEDIQLAMEGLLEPDLVEEKIGEAEVRAIFSIGKSAVAGCYITNGKLQRNCRVRVKRAQQTVFEGDLDSLRRNKDTVKDVSSGYECGIGCDRFANWKEGDIIEGYKLVTKRRSLTT; translated from the coding sequence ATGACAAGCAGCGGCAAAATCAGAATTTACGAACTTTCCAAGGATTTAAACCTTGAAAATAAGGATGTGCTTGATGCTGCAAAAAAACTTTCAATTTCCGCAAAAAGCCATAGCAGTTCAATAAGTGATATAGATGCACAAAAAATCAAGAATTTACTAAAAAATAAAAAAGGTTCACCTTCATCACTAGCTCCTTCAAAACAAACGTCAAATAAGGAAATTCTGTCTGTTAAGAAAGGAATAACTTCCTCTACTCAAAAAAGAGAATCCCCCCAAGAGGCAAAGCCAAAAGACAAAAGCAATGCATCTCAATCTCAAAAGAGTATTGCAAAGTCTCCAACACGTCCTTCTTCTTTAGGTAACTCTAGTACTAACAAAGAGACAGCATCTCATTTGAAACCTGCTAGTAATACAGCTCCAAAATCATCTTTCGAAGATTCTAGATCAAATAAACCATCTATAAAAGCTCCCAAACAACCTCAAAACCCCTCTCCTCCAAGGAAAGCACCAGTAGCAACAACTAGACAGCCTCTGAGCAATACAAATCTCCAAAATAAGCCAACTAAAAACAAGCCGAATATCATTGGCAAGCCACAACCTCAACCAATTGACAAGAAACCAGAATTAATTAATAAGCCTCCAAAACCATCACCAAATATCTCAGAGAAAAAATTATCACCTCCCAAACCTACAGCTCAAAGACCACTAGCCTCTCCGCCGCGTCCAAATTTACAATCTCAAAACCAGCAAAAATCTATATCACCTAAACCAAAGTCCAACTATGGACAACATAAAAACCCCTCACAAAGGCAACGTCCAGATACGCAATACGCCAACAATAACAATCAAAACAAGGACTCAAATCGTCCTTCTAACAGAAAAAACAATGCCCAGGGGCCAACTAGACCGAACCGTGTTGAACTAGTAGGGGCACCTATAAGAAGAACAAACAAGCCTAGCAATAATAAAAATCAAAGAGATGGCAACTTCCGTCCAGGACAATCAAATAGAAATAATTACATGTCCCGTCCAGGGGGAGGTAGACGTTCTGATGCAGCTGGTCGTCCTCCTATGCGTACTGGACCGGGAATGCCTCCAGGAATGCGTAAACCTGTTGCTCCTGGCGAACTTATGCAATTGCAAAAGCCAACAGGTGGAAGGAACGCTCCTCCAACAAAGCAACCTGTAGGGCCTAAAGGGCCGAAACGAGACGATAGCACTCCCACTGCGAAACCACCCTCTAACAGGCCTACTCCATCGGCCAGCCCTAAGAGGCCTCCAGCACGGGCTGGTGTGCCAGGCTCATCACGGAGGCGCAAATCGGACTGGGATGATGCTGCCAAACTTGAAGCCCTGCGAAATAAATCACCTCAAAAACAACGCCAAAAGGTTCATATTATTGGTGAAAATGATGATGCTCTAACTGCAGAGACCAGTGGTTTTGCTGGAGAACAACAAGCTGTATTACTTTCAGCCAGCCTTGCTCGTCCTGCTAAACCGAAAGCGAATAAAAAGACTACAACCAAACCTTCAGCTGCTCTGCGCAAGCGCAAAAAAGAATCAACTCGGCAAAGACAACGTCGAAGAGCAATGGAACTACGGGCTGCTCGTGAAGCAAAGCAAATCAGGCCTGAGATGATTGTTGTTCCTGAAGACAATATTACTGTTCAAGAATTGGCTGATAAACTTAGTGTAGAGAGTTCCGAAATCATCAAATCTCTCTTCTTTAAAGGAATAACTGCAACAGTAACTCAATCACTTGACCTTCAAACCATAGAAACTGTTGCAGAAGAGTTTGGAGTACCGGTTCTACAAGACGATATCGAAGAAGCTGCTAAGAAAACTGTCGAAATGATAGAAGATACAGATATCAAGCACTTAATAAAAAGGCCTCCTGTCGTAACAGTAATGGGTCATGTTGATCATGGTAAAACAAGTTTGCTAGATGCTATTCGCAAAGCTAGAGTTGCTGCTGGTGAAGCAGGAGGTATTACGCAACATATTGGTGCATACCAAGTTGATGTAGAGCATGATAAACGTCTAAGAACACTCACTTTCCTCGATACTCCAGGACATGAAGCCTTTACAGCAATGCGAGCGAGAGGAACGAAAGTTACTGATGTAGCTGTTCTCGTAGTTGCTGCGGATGATGGCGTCAGGCCTCAAACCTTAGAAGCAATTAGCCATGCACGTGCAGCTAAAGTTCCAATAGTAGTTGCAATCAACAAAACAGATAAAGAAGGCGCTTCACCAGATCGGGTTAAGCAGGAATTATCTGAACAAGAGCTTGTAGCTGAAGAATGGGGTGGTGATGTTGTTATGGTTCCTGTTAGTGCAATAAAAGGTGAGAATATCGATAAGCTTTTAGAAATGATTCTTCTAGTTACTGAAGTTGAAGACTTACAAGCAAATCCAGATCGTTTAGCAAAAGGAACAGTTATAGAAGCACATTTAGATAAAGCCAAAGGCCCTGTTGCCACCTTGCTAGTTCAAAATGGTACTCTTCAATCTGGAGATGTAGTAGCAGCTGGTCCAGTACTAGGGAAAGTACGCGCCATGGTTGACGAAAATGGCAAGAGACTGAAATCAGCTGGTCCTTCTTGTCCAGTGGAAGCACTTGGTTTTAATGAAGTTCCTACAGCAGGAGATGAATTTGAAGTCTATCCAGACGAGAAATCTGCAAGAGCTGTTGTAGGGGATAGAGCATCTAGTGCTAGAGCTACAAGACTTGCTCAGCAAATGGCTTCAAGGAGAGTATCTCTATCCTCAATTTCAGGCCAGGCAAATGAAGGTGATCTTAAAGAGCTCAATCTTATACTGAAAGCTGATGTACAAGGAAGTGTCGAAGCAATTCTAGGGACTCTTGAACAATTACCTAAAGATGAAGTCCTTGTAAGAGTACTGTTATCAGCTCCTGGAGAAATCACCGAAACTGATGTAGATCTAGCTGCAGCTTCAGGTGCTGTAATTGTTGGATTTAATACCTCCATGGCTTCTGGAGCAAAAAGAGCTGCGGATGCCAATAGTGTAGATGTAAGAGAATATGAGGTGATTTACAAACTACTTGAAGATATTCAATTAGCTATGGAAGGCTTGTTAGAACCAGATTTGGTAGAAGAGAAAATTGGTGAAGCCGAAGTCCGCGCTATCTTTAGTATCGGCAAAAGCGCTGTTGCAGGTTGTTATATTACTAACGGAAAATTACAAAGAAATTGTCGTGTTCGTGTCAAAAGAGCACAACAAACAGTATTCGAAGGAGATCTTGATTCTCTAAGGCGCAATAAAGATACAGTTAAAGATGTTTCTAGTGGTTATGAATGTGGAATTGGGTGTGATAGATTTGCCAACTGGAAAGAAGGAGACATTATCGAAGGTTATAAGCTCGTAACCAAACGTCGATCATTAACAACCTAA
- a CDS encoding photosystem II assembly family protein, which translates to MNLDPNLKKKLLQESRNPFRGIRRLTWILLMTSAGLGLLIMTVRVVSGDHVLRNDFGIQIIAFLVFATLTVFDRSKVD; encoded by the coding sequence TTGAACTTAGATCCTAATTTAAAGAAAAAACTCTTACAAGAGTCAAGAAACCCTTTTAGAGGTATACGTCGGCTCACTTGGATTTTATTAATGACTTCAGCTGGCTTAGGTCTTTTGATTATGACGGTGAGAGTTGTTTCTGGTGATCATGTTTTAAGAAATGATTTTGGCATTCAGATTATTGCGTTTTTAGTTTTTGCTACTCTGACTGTTTTTGATCGTTCTAAAGTCGATTAA
- a CDS encoding photosystem II high light acclimation radical SAM protein has translation MSQTQSNKKNNSRQKSPLLDTAKVLIIRLPCNPIFPIGPIYLADHLHKCFPSLSQKILDLAALPVIDVERVLISNIKNFKPTLLVFSWRDIQIYAPVDGRGGNPLQYSFEAFYARNPLKRLRGALGGFNLMKSHYGELWRNEGLIKKGLKQAKIHNKDARALIGGGAVSVFYEQLGKTLPKGTIISIGEGEPLLEKILKEEAIDNERCFVIGESPRPGLIHEQPNSAPKTACNYSYIASIWPQLNWYLEGGDFYIGVQTKRGCPHNCCYCVYTVVEGKQVRVNPIEEVINEIKQLYNLGIRNFWFTDAQFIPARKYIEDAKSLLKAIHKEKMSDLKWAAYIRADNLDAELAELMVLTGMSYFEIGITSGSQELVRKMRMGYNLRTVLDNCRLLANAGFKDHVSVNYSFNVIDERVDTIRQTIAYHRELEKIFGSNKVEPAIFFIGLQPHTHLEQYGFDKGLIKPGYNPMSMMPWTARKLLWNPEPMGKTFGRICLEAFDIAPNNFGRTVMDLLERDYGIASLDEALRSPLEGRPAMAKAVR, from the coding sequence ATGAGCCAAACGCAATCCAATAAAAAAAACAACTCCAGGCAAAAGTCTCCTCTTTTAGACACTGCAAAAGTCTTAATAATTAGACTTCCCTGTAATCCAATATTTCCTATAGGCCCTATATATCTTGCGGATCACTTACACAAATGTTTTCCGTCTTTATCTCAAAAGATTCTTGATCTAGCTGCTCTTCCTGTGATTGATGTGGAAAGAGTTTTAATATCCAACATCAAAAATTTTAAGCCAACATTACTAGTCTTTTCCTGGAGGGATATCCAAATCTATGCACCTGTTGATGGGAGAGGAGGCAACCCTCTTCAATATTCATTTGAAGCTTTTTATGCACGTAATCCGCTCAAAAGATTAAGAGGAGCTCTTGGCGGGTTCAATTTAATGAAGAGTCACTATGGAGAGCTATGGAGAAATGAAGGTTTAATCAAGAAAGGACTCAAACAAGCAAAAATTCATAATAAAGATGCCCGTGCCTTAATAGGTGGAGGTGCAGTAAGTGTTTTTTATGAACAATTAGGGAAAACACTTCCAAAAGGAACAATTATATCTATTGGAGAAGGTGAACCTTTATTAGAGAAAATTCTTAAAGAAGAAGCAATTGATAACGAAAGGTGTTTTGTAATTGGTGAATCACCTAGACCTGGATTAATTCATGAACAACCTAATAGTGCTCCTAAAACAGCTTGCAATTATTCATATATAGCATCTATATGGCCTCAACTAAATTGGTATCTGGAAGGAGGTGATTTTTACATAGGCGTTCAAACTAAACGAGGCTGTCCTCACAACTGTTGTTATTGTGTATATACAGTTGTAGAAGGTAAACAAGTTAGAGTTAATCCAATTGAAGAAGTTATTAATGAGATTAAACAGCTATATAATTTAGGAATTCGCAATTTTTGGTTTACAGACGCACAGTTTATTCCTGCTCGAAAATATATCGAAGATGCTAAATCACTACTAAAAGCAATACATAAAGAGAAAATGAGTGATTTGAAATGGGCTGCTTATATTCGAGCAGATAATCTAGATGCAGAATTAGCAGAATTAATGGTCCTAACTGGAATGAGTTATTTCGAAATTGGGATAACTTCCGGTTCTCAAGAGTTAGTGAGAAAAATGCGGATGGGATATAACTTAAGGACAGTTTTGGACAATTGTCGATTACTTGCCAATGCAGGGTTTAAAGATCACGTATCAGTAAATTACTCATTTAATGTGATCGATGAAAGAGTAGATACTATTCGTCAAACAATTGCATATCATCGAGAACTAGAAAAAATTTTTGGATCCAACAAAGTTGAACCTGCAATATTTTTCATAGGACTACAACCGCATACGCATTTAGAACAATATGGTTTTGACAAAGGTCTAATCAAACCTGGATACAATCCTATGAGTATGATGCCATGGACAGCTCGAAAACTTTTATGGAATCCTGAGCCAATGGGTAAAACCTTTGGAAGAATTTGCCTAGAAGCTTTTGATATCGCTCCTAACAACTTTGGCAGAACAGTTATGGATCTTTTAGAAAGAGACTATGGAATTGCATCTTTGGATGAAGCATTACGTTCTCCGCTAGAGGGTCGTCCAGCAATGGCAAAAGCAGTGCGATAA